The DNA segment tatgggttagatccctggcctcactcagtgggttaaggatatagtgttgccatgagctgtggtgtaggttgctgtggctgtggtgtaggttggcagctgtagctccagttcaacccctggcctgggaatttccatgtgctgcaggcatggccctaaaaagccaaaaaaaaaaaaaaaaggtgacatgGGGCATATTTAGCAAAAAGGAGTAATTGACCTAGAGGAGGTTAGAACATTTGTAAACTGTGTGCATCTAACAACATAGTGTCCAAATCCATAAAGCAAAAATTCCAAGGCAAAAGTGACATCTTACTCCAAAAATACCACTGAGGCAGATGGACAGGCAAACAGGACCAGCCAACTGGGGGAGCAGACAAAGTCCCCCAGATGTCCCCATACCTCTCCCCCCCACATCCTTCCTCCCCATTCTCCTCTGCCCCAACCTCTGAGACTGGAGCAAAGCAGCCATCCCCAGGACCCTCCTCACCAGATGCCCCGGAGGAGCTCCTGGAATCTTGGTCACAGTACTCATCTGGAGTTGGGGAGAAGACCTCAGGGTACAGAGCACTCCGCCGCTCCTCAGCTACTTCCCGCTCCCGCCGCAGGACACTTTCCACCTCCCTCTCCAGCAGCTCAGACGACTGGGACTTCTGCAGCCTCAAGGCTGGTGCCCCAGCCACCTCCCAGCTCCACACTCGGGGGGCCTCAGCTTTCTCAGGCTCACTGGGGACCCTGAAGCGCAGGGGACGCAGGCGAAAGTACTTCCATCGCACGACACTCCCGCTGGTGGGCAGGGGTTGGCGGGGGGGCTCCTGCTTTGTGCCAGAGGATTCCGAGGGATGCCTTGGAGACTGTGTGGCCTTCGGAGAGCCCACAGCCCTGGTCTCACCTGCAGAGAGACCGCTGGGCTTGCCATAGGTGCAAAAGACTGGGAGTTCTCCTGCGGGCTTCTGGGGGCTCAGGTATGGCTGGTACGCATCCGGTGGGATGCGGTTCACCTTCCTCACCTCTGGAGTGGGGCTGGCCGCGCGGGCATCTGGGGCGGGGCCGAGGATGGAGTCTGAGCTGTGGGCCCTCCTGAGTGGAGGCTGGGGGCCCTCAGAGAACCCATCAGGCGTGGATGCCCGGCCCACCTGCAGGCCCTCCCGCCGGTGGTCCTCCTCACGCTGTGACTCCTGGGCAATGTCCCGCTGCACGTAGAGTGATGGGCGCCCCCTGTCCCGCCGCGGCCCCGCAGCCAGGTTCACTCTGTTCAGCAGCGGCCTGGCCGGGATCTCCACCAGCTCCTGGTGGCCGGCCGCCTGCCGCAGCCCCCTCTGTGCTCGGAGGTCCGCCTCCCGCTCCTGGGCCAGCCGGATCTCCCGCTCAATGGGCGTCTCCTTGGGCGGCTCTGGGGACCGGTCTCGGGCCTGGGAACCACGGTCATCCACGGCCGGGACACCAGGCCTGGTGGGCAAACTGTGGACCCTCTTCTCTTCCATGACCACCTCCTTTGCTTGGGGCTTGACTGGGACCACATACCCATTGGCCAGGGGCAGCCCCTTCCAGGCTTTGGAGGCCTGGCTCACCCCAGGTGGGGGGTTCCGAGGGGCCCCTGCATTCCCTTGGGATGCCCCAGGTGGCGTGTTCCAAGGGGCCCCCACATTCACATGGGCCACCCCGGGGGGCGGGTTCGCCTGCTCCAGGCTCAGAAACTGCTGCCTCACGGCCAGGAAGTCAATCTGCTCGCGGTCAATCCCATTCTCCTCCAGGGCCGTGGACGGCAGGAGGTCGGGGGTCCTGGGCTCCCCATGGAAGTGAAGCGTGGCCACCGTGTCGCTCCTCCTGACGGCCTGGTCCTTGATGACCAGCCGGCGCTCCTGCTCCAGGTCCCAGGGCCGCCGGGGTGGAACGTGCTGGGCCTCCAGGTGGCAGGCTTTCACCTCCTCGTCTTCGTCATCCTCTGGCCATGGGGGTGGCTGCGCAGTGAAGGCTTGCGGGCCGTGGGACCTCTCTGTCCACGCCATTTCCAGTGAGGCCTCGTGGTCAGTGGGCCATGCCTGCGGCTTGTCCTGGCCCCAGCCACTGGCCACACCCACCAGCTCGAACGTGTAGCTGGTGTCCCCATCATCAAAGGCCACGCCAGCCACGCGGGGTGAGTGGGGGATGCTGAAGATGGGGTATCTGGTCACTCGGTCCATGTTCTGGGGGTCTCCGTGCAACACAGGTTCCCAGAGCGTAGATGGTCTGGGTTGACTGAGGAGGAGAAGGACAATTCAGCCACCATGTCAGAGAACTTAGGGAGAGGGATGATTCTCAGTCCTCTGAGGGCAAAGTCCTGGCCAGGTGGCCTCTGTGATTAGCTCAGGGAAGCGCAAGTGACCCAGCCCTGCCAGTCAGAGCATTCCACCCTCTGACCTCTGTGACTGATTCAGGGATGGAAATGTGACCCAATCCAGCCAAGTACGTGAAATCCTTGGATTTCACAATTAACTTTGCAATCATTCTGGAAAATTGGACCCTCTTCCGCTGGGTTTGTTAGGCTGGTGGTATGCAGCCAAGAACTGTTGGGAAACCATGTGTCCCCTTGTGGACAGAGCATGCTTAAGAGCACCGCTAACCTCAACACAGCATCCTAAAAACATTGTTTGAGCTCCTGGATCCAGCCACACCTGAATCCCTGAGAGCCCCTGTACTGACCCAGCAACTTGCCTCCTGTGCTTCTAACACTGGCAGGCACCCCTCCCACCTCATATCCCGGACTTGGTACAACCTGAGCTCCTTGCTATcctgctccttcctctcttctcctacCCAGCTCTCCATGTCAACCCAGCACCACCCCCAGACAGCTTGTCTCCCAGGGGAAACACACACTGAGGTtccttctgtgctttttttcatCTGATGTTTACAGAAGGTCCCTGTGGGCTTGCCCTTGCTGAGGGATGTCcgtggggaagctgaggcccagagcagggtGGTGATGGGCAGAGACTCCCACATCCTGGTTCCTTTCCCTGCACCTGTCCAGTGGGACACCTCCTCCCATCCAAGACAATCCCCCACCTCAGCGCCATAAAGCCAGGATGGGCTAGGGAGCGCCTTGGACCTTGTCCTCCTGGGCCAGGCAACGCCCTGACCCAGTGCCCCAGggggcccagcccccacccctgagcTGTCTGAGCACAGCTACAGGAGCCTTCACCAAGGCCAGGCACCTGCTGTCACATCTCCAAGGCTCCTGGCATCTCCAGAACAGTaccctcacaccctctccagggcACCCAATCTCACCACCTGGCTTTAGCTCAGACCCCTAAGCTCTCCAGGTGCCAGGCCCCCAAGTCCcaacctcctcctccctctgcctggaggacCCTCATTTCTGTACCTGCATTGCTTTTTTTGCTGCAACCCACAtgacacctcctccagggagcccccAGCTCGTCCCTGCCCTCTGGCCTGAGTATCTCCCATGCACCTGCTCAGCATTGTGGCGTCACCTTTTTACAGCCAAGGAAAGGAAGGGGGGTGGTCCTTGCCCTCACCTTGGGCCCCTGGGGCCCCCACAACTATGGGTATATTGATGCCTTTTTACGCCAACTTGCTTATAAAAGCTAACTgtagtttggggggggggttggtttgttttgctttgttttatttttcatttttttgttttctttttagggctacacctgtggcatatggaagttccaggctaggggtcaaatcggagctgcagctgccggcctataccagagccacagccacagccacagccacgcaagatctgagctgagtctgtgacctacaccacagctcagggcaatgctggatccttaaacccactgagcgaggccaggaatcaaacccttgacattatgtcaggttcttaacccaatgaatcacaacagaaactcctaaatgtattttttttttaaagaaaaatataggcgttcccaccgtggtgcaacAGTTCAGTGGTGTTTCAGGAGCGatgggacacaagttcaatccctggcattgccatggctaggttgcaactgcggcccAGtaattccatatgcagtggggcagtgaaaaaaagaaaaaaagaaaaatgcagaccCTCCCTGAGGTCTATAATGGGGAACCGTGTTACAACTAACCCATTAGTATCACCCAATCCGTCTAACTTATAATtaggaaaacaatatttaaaacaagtaggcttgggagttcctgtcatggctcagcggaaaccaatctgactactatccatgaggatgtgggttcgattcctggacttactcagtgggttagggatccggtattgctgtgagctgtggtgtaggtcacagatgtggctgggatcctgagttgctgtggctgtggtataggccagcggctgtaactctgattcgatctctagcctgggaacttccatgggtgtggccctttaacaaacaaaaaacaagcaggctTGGCTGAACCTCTATCCCAGAGACCCCACAGACCCTATGGGGATGCACGCATctctgaaagaggaagaaggtTATTTAAGACCTGCCTCCTCAGTCTGAAGGTATCAGTGGGACCCTCTCCCTGGCAGGGACCTAGGTATAAGCATCCTGTCCCACAGCCCAGGGTTGGGTACACAGCGGGCACTTAATAAAAGCTGCTGAACAAGCTGTGGTCTCACTCTGGTCCTCAGGGCCCACATTCTGGCCTGGACGCCTGCCTCTTGTGGTCTGCCCCCCAGTCCTGAGCCCCCCTCAAGGGGCTGGGCAGGTCTGTTTCCTTCCTGTCCCCACAccaggggccctggggtggggtgtggcAGAGGTGACGCAGGAGTGTTTGCCTTGTGAGTGGCTGGAGGCTCACCCAGGAGGGTTTATAAGCCACATAGGACATTAACTCAGGTGGGGGTGGCGAACTGCACACCCAGAGGGTATCGGGTCTCCTGGCAGGTGGGGCAAGGTTGAGGGCaccactccctccccagctcaTTCCTCCTGGGTGATTCACTGAGGCCAGGGCAAGGCTCAAGGCCCCAGGGCCCCACTGGCTTGGTCCCTGGTCAGTCTCCACTTCCCTCTGGCCTTCAGGATGGGGCAAAGCATGCAGTGACCACCGTGAAAGAGCTGCCACAGAAATTCAGTCCTGTGCCTGGTGTAGAGTAGGTGCTGGATAAATGCTGTCACTGTGATATTACTATTTAAACCTGGAGCCACCACTGATCACagagtgaccctcaggcaggcaTTCCCTCCTGCAAAGCCTGtctccccttctgtaaaatgggacatggcagcccccatccccacccccacagggcctggggaggagcaAGGAGGCCTGAGCCCAAGCCTGGGGCAGAGAAACCCCAGTAGGGAAGACCACTGTAGGAGCCCTCGGAGGCGCCATGCAAATGTGTCAATCTATCCATCAAAGCCTCCTGCCTCCTTGTTTGCTTCTTGTAAGAGCCTGTGATGAGGGGGCCATTCTTGTCCCCAgcttacagcaaaggaaaccaaggcccagagagatgaGGACCTCACAGAGTGAGGGACGGAGCAACAGATGCCGAAGCCTGAGCCCTCAAGCCCAGTCAGGCTCCTCCTCTCTGGGAAGGCCCCCTGGATTTCTCCTTCCCAGCCCTGCTGTGCACCTTGTGGATACCAAACTGAAACTGAATTTATGGCCCCTGTTTCCACACACCTGCTTCCTCATTGCCTCAACTGGCTTCCAGCCCTCAGGCAAAGGCCTGCTGTaggagcccagggctgggtcGGCCACCCAGTAGGGAGGGGCTCCAAGGGGTCTCTTCCATCCCCTGGGGCACAGTCCCTGGGACCCTAGCTGGGCAGAGCCCCCGGCCCCTGACACCCCTGGACACTGGGTCAGTTTCTGCCCGGCaccatgggatcccagccatccTCTCCAAGGCTAGACACCCCCACACGCTGAGACTGTCCTACCACCTCCTGTGAGCCcatggtgtgtgtggggggcaggcAGCTCAAGGCTCCCCAAGCCAGACTCTGCTGGTGCTGATAAGCATCTCCCCAGAAAACTCCAGAATCCCTGGAGcagtggggggctggggagggtgctGTGCCTCTGGCCTTGGGATGCCTTAGAGGGTCTGGGTTCAGATTTGGGGGCCTGAAGCCCAGGGTGGGGACCGGGACCCCAGCAAGTTTCATAACAGGCCTCTGCTCCCCTGGGCAGGTACAGAGTAAAAAGGACTTGATTCAGGCCTTGGAGCCAGCCTGGGAGTGGAGGAAGgggagccccccccccagcccctggggcctCACTGGGCCCAGGAGAaatggggtggggaagggctggTGATGGgggctccctcccttccccttgacaGCCCCCCAGCTGACCAGATGGGGCCCCTGGCACACAAAATCCCATGCCAAAGCAGACCCCACCCCACATGGGACACTTGCCTGGTCCTCACCTGCTGGCTCTCCACCTGTAACAACCTCCAAGCCTGGCTCCGTGTGGACAGCACAGAGGCCTCCCAGCCTGCTCTGCCCCAGGTTGCCAGGGGACAGGGCCCCGCCCTGGGAAGCAGGTGTGCCCTCTcccccccaggccccacctgggCTCCAGACAAAGtccagaggaggagaaagatgaCGCTGGCTGAGTGCTGGGCAGGCACCACGCCCACTGCGCCCTGCCCCTCggcccccagggcccccagcGCACGGAGCAGGAGAAGCTGAGTCTGGCCCTGCCACCACCTCTCAGAACTGCTCAGGCTCACCCAGCAGTTCTATGAACCAGCTGCTGTTTCTCAGCAGAGTCCAATTCTGAAGCCCCAATGGGCCGCCTGGCTCATTCCAGCTCACCCCACCCTTTGAGGCCATTTCCCCAGAGAACTCCTTCTGGGAGAAGCCTGGCTTCCTAGTCTCTGGGGGTTCAGCtgggcctgggttcaaatcccacttaacccctctgagctGGGGGGAAGGGGGTCACAGGGCTGGGAGGATCCCCCAGCCCGCTTCTACATAAAGGACCAAACGAGAACACCAAAGGTGCCAGAAAACACTGGGAtgggccaggccaggcccacTGAGGCTGGAGACTGGTGGCAGGTCCCCCCAGGCGCTCAGCTGTCCTgcctgattcttttttgttttttgtctatttgccatttctagggccgctgccgcggtgtatgaaggttcccaggctaggggtcgaatccaagctgtagccgccagcctacgccagagccacagcaacaccagatccgagccgtgtctgtgacctacaccacagctcacggcaatgccagatccttaacccactgagcgaggccagggatcaaacccgcaacctcatggttcctagtcggattcgttaaccactgagccaagacaggaactccctgtcctgcCTGATTCCTGGTCGGGGGCAGAGCAcctgccagagccatggcagccCAGGGTCTGCAAAGCAAATGGGCCATGGGGCACAGCAGCCAGTCTACGGGAAGGGGACACAGATGGGGCTTTCGtcccccaggctagggctctgtcctgctctgcccctctgctgactttgggtcCCCTACAAACATATCTCTTCTTCCATCAAATGGGCCTCCAGCTCATTTGCCCCAAGGTGGGGGGATTTGAGGACAAGTCCAGAATGATAGTGCGTGTAAATGTGGCAGACCTGTCAAACCTGGGATACATGGCCTCCTTTTCTCCTCCCAACACCTGTATAGTTCCCTAGATCCAGCTTTTGCAAATATAGAAAGTGAGCCACAGGAATTTTCCAGTTCCCCCTAAGGGCAGAGTGTCAGCAGTGGGGCTGGGCTTTGAACCTGAGCCCCCTCCCCATGATAGTACTCCCTGACTGCTCGCAGCAGGGGAACCAGGGCCCCCAAAGGGCAGAGGCTGGACCACCCAGCATGTCGGGAGCCTGGTAGATGTGGCCGCCCCGTCAGGGTTCATACAGCCTGCTGGACAGATGGGcaaaccaaggcccagaggggCCCTGGCTCCCCTAGGTCACACTGGGAGACACAAGTGGGGATGGTAGCACCCATAAATGCTGCCTCCCTGTGTTCCCACCCCTTTCCCAGGGACCGGTGTCTTTGCAGAGCTTAGCGGGGATCTGTGGGGCCTCTTCTGTTCTCCAGGGGGCTGTGAACCCAGCAAGGGGCAGTCTCACAGCCAAAGGAAGGGCCAGGGTG comes from the Phacochoerus africanus isolate WHEZ1 chromosome 4, ROS_Pafr_v1, whole genome shotgun sequence genome and includes:
- the MISP gene encoding mitotic interactor and substrate of PLK1, with amino-acid sequence MDRVTRYPIFSIPHSPRVAGVAFDDGDTSYTFELVGVASGWGQDKPQAWPTDHEASLEMAWTERSHGPQAFTAQPPPWPEDDEDEEVKACHLEAQHVPPRRPWDLEQERRLVIKDQAVRRSDTVATLHFHGEPRTPDLLPSTALEENGIDREQIDFLAVRQQFLSLEQANPPPGVAHVNVGAPWNTPPGASQGNAGAPRNPPPGVSQASKAWKGLPLANGYVVPVKPQAKEVVMEEKRVHSLPTRPGVPAVDDRGSQARDRSPEPPKETPIEREIRLAQEREADLRAQRGLRQAAGHQELVEIPARPLLNRVNLAAGPRRDRGRPSLYVQRDIAQESQREEDHRREGLQVGRASTPDGFSEGPQPPLRRAHSSDSILGPAPDARAASPTPEVRKVNRIPPDAYQPYLSPQKPAGELPVFCTYGKPSGLSAGETRAVGSPKATQSPRHPSESSGTKQEPPRQPLPTSGSVVRWKYFRLRPLRFRVPSEPEKAEAPRVWSWEVAGAPALRLQKSQSSELLEREVESVLRREREVAEERRSALYPEVFSPTPDEYCDQDSRSSSGASGITGSYSVSESHFFTPIHLHPGQTAEAPAEAAPWQRRKKEQWYAGIKPLDHVNLEILEATRVTRHKNAMAERWEAGIYASEDED